CCCGATCCGAGAAGAACTCGACTCCGGACTCACCGCGGAGATGGCGTCAGTGGTGTCCGGGGCGCGTCGTCGCGCCGTCCGTGACGGGGACCGGCAGATCGACACGGCACATCTGCTGCACTCCCTCCTTGAGGCCGACCCCGAGGTGCGTGCCGTCTTCGAGAGCGGTGCGCAGACCGTGCGGATCTTCGGCTATCTCGTGCAGCGCAGCATCGGCTACGGACTTCAGTGGCAGGGCACCGTCGAGGACTCCGGTGCCGTCCCGGTCGTGACGCCCGTGCGCGAGACCGGGTGGTCGCCGGCCGCCACCACCGCGATGGACGTGGCCCTGGAGCGTGCCGAACGGCGCGGTGAACCGCGTCCCCTCGGCATGGACCTGCTCGCGGGACTCGTCGCCGACCGGGAGTGCCGGGCCGTCGAGGTCCTCGCGCGGGCACGCGTCGACGTTCCCGCGCTGCTGTCCCGCATAGAGGCGGGGTGCAGGCAGAGCGCCCAGTGATGTCCGCCGATTGAGACAGGGGTCTAGCGGCGTGACGCTCATGACGTCGCCTGCCATGATGTGCCGGTGCAAGCGTCTGAGGGGATACAGGTAAAGCCCGGCAGGGGCGTCGGACTCGGGCTCGCCCTGCTGTCGGCCGTCGCCTTCGGCGGCTCCGGTGTCGCGGCGAAGCCGCTGATCGAGGCGGGTCTGGACCCGCTGCACGTGGTGTGGCTGCGGGTGGCGGGCGCGGCCCTGGTGATGCTGCCCGTGGCGTGGCGCCACCGCGGACTGCTGCGGAGCCGGCCCGCGCTGCTCGCCGGCTTCGGCCTTCTCGCCGTCGCGGGCGTCCAGGCCTGCTACTTCGCGGCGCTCTCCCGTATCCCGGTCGGCGTCGCCCTGCTGATCGAGTACCTCGCTCCCGCGCTCGTCCTCGGCTGGGTGCGCTTCGTGCAGCGACGCCCGGTGACGCGGGCCGCCGCGCTCGGCGTGGTCCTCGCCGTCGGCGGTCTCGCCTGCGTCGTCGAGGTGTGGGCGGGGCTGAGCTTCGACGCCGTCGGACTCCTGCTCGCGCTCGGCGCGGCCTGCTGCCAGGTCGGCTACTTCG
The window above is part of the Streptomyces venezuelae genome. Proteins encoded here:
- a CDS encoding Clp protease N-terminal domain-containing protein is translated as MHSRTPSGAEPGPIREELDSGLTAEMASVVSGARRRAVRDGDRQIDTAHLLHSLLEADPEVRAVFESGAQTVRIFGYLVQRSIGYGLQWQGTVEDSGAVPVVTPVRETGWSPAATTAMDVALERAERRGEPRPLGMDLLAGLVADRECRAVEVLARARVDVPALLSRIEAGCRQSAQ
- a CDS encoding EamA family transporter — encoded protein: MPVQASEGIQVKPGRGVGLGLALLSAVAFGGSGVAAKPLIEAGLDPLHVVWLRVAGAALVMLPVAWRHRGLLRSRPALLAGFGLLAVAGVQACYFAALSRIPVGVALLIEYLAPALVLGWVRFVQRRPVTRAAALGVVLAVGGLACVVEVWAGLSFDAVGLLLALGAACCQVGYFVLSDQGSDAGADAPDPLGVIAYGLLVGTLVLTAVARPWGMDWSVLAGDADLDGSVVPAWTLLTWIVLIATVVAYVTGVLSVRRLSPQVAGVVACLEAVIATALAWVVLGEHLSAPQVVGGAVVLVGAFIAQSSAPAGPAVPDAVPAPETELSHSGSRS